From Proteus vulgaris:
TGATATCTTGTAAAATGGCAATTGCTGTTAAGCGTACTGTTTTATTGCTATGGCTACATGCTTGAGCAACGGTATCAAGCCAACTGGGATCAAAATATTCACATTCAAATACACTCAATGGTTCATCATGCTGAGCATAAATATTACCTCGAATGCGTCCTGATTTATCTCTGACTCTTTTGCATAAGCTTAGCCAACCAGTTAATCGTAACATCAACAAGGCTCTACTGATTGTCTCTCGGGATGCTTTATCAGAATGGGGCAATGCTAGTTGGCTTTGTAACTCGTCATAGGTTGGAAAAATAGCGCCCTCATTCTGTTGAGCATAAAGTCTGATCATGACCCAAGCCATTTTATCTAATGGCGATAATCGGCTATCTAAAAATAGCCGACGAGGAATAGCATCATGTACATTACCTAAAAACAGCAATCCACTTTGCTCATTACTCATATCACCAGATTGCGCCTTTTGCTCAATCCGATCCTGCATCTTTGTTAGTGTTTGTTGAATAATATTATCGACCGGCATAGTTGCCATTAAATAGCACTCCACTCTTTAGTTAATGACCATACGACCGCAAGTGGAATTTTTTGTTGCTCAGCAATATCCATCATCACTTCTAAAGCCTCTAATGAATCAATATTCTGGATTTGTGCTATTTTCCATTGTTGCCAGATCAATAATTCTTGTTCTTCCGTTGGATTAATATTGCGCCCTTGTTTGGCCACAATACCTACCAATCGACGTCGAGAACTTACCTCAATCGCAGTAAGCCCAAAAAAGTGCTGCATTAACTCAATAGAACCCTGTAATGCTAATGCTCGATTCATATACTTGATCCGTTTTTGCTCTTGCTGAGCTTGTTTCAACATCATGTTAAAATTGCAATGATTGATATTTAACGTCAGAAATGGCACAGGAGTATTCACAAGATAATAGAGATCTTCTACCGTCAATTTATCGAGCGCTTGGATCTCATCCAGTGTTAATCCCATTGATTCAATGTGACGAATTTTTCCTGCTTTTAGTTTCATCACAATTTCCGTTAATAGTGCATTCATTGTGTTATTCCTCCATAAATCATCACAATATTGATCGCCCAAACAACAAAACATAACAACACAATCAGCCTTGATACTATTGGTTGGTTCATTCATTTATCTCAGCAGAATTTTTTCGTTGTAATTCGCGTAATCGTCGAATAATCCTAATTAATCGCAGAAATTTCATCGTGTAAGCATCATCAAACAACGGCTCATCAAGTAAATTCTCATTTCCTATTAATGCGTCCATAAATGGCACTAAAGTTGTGTTCGATTCATCGCCACTTAAAGCGACAAAAAGTCCATTTTTGGCATTGTGTGAAAGCGAAAAACCGGCACTTAAGGCTGACTTATTTTCTTGAATAGTCGATTCAACACCCATCACTTCAGCAAGCTCAAACGCTAAACGAAAGGCAATATCTTGAAGATGCTCAATATCATCGTGTAATGCAGAGATATGCCAGATATCTGTGACAGACTCTAATTCGTTTACAGTAGGCATAGCTTGAGATTGAGGCTCTTGTTTTATCTCTCGCTTTTTTGTTCTCGATTTTTCAGGTTGCTTAATAGGCTGGTTTTCTTGGTGATAATCATCTCTAATTGACGTAGTGATAATCTCTGAAGAAGAGCTTTGAGTTTTAGATGATAACTCGATCAACCAATTCTCATAAGTAATAGAAGGATCAGGAATAACCTCTAATAATGAGTTAATCAAATCATCTTTTAGAAGTTCTATTGAGTAATATTCAGCATTATCAAAAGAGTGGCAAACTTGCCCAAAAACATCATTAAAGCTTTGCTCTGGTGATATTTTTGTTTTTTGAGTAAAGGTTTTCCATGCTTTTTCAGCCAATGTCCGTAATGCTATTAACTGCGTAATTTGAGGCCTTCCCATCCCTGAGTTCAGTAAATTGGGGATCCAAGGATAAAGATATTCAATTGTTGCAAACATTCGACTGATATTGGAGTGATGAACAGGATATCCCGTATTTTTGAGAAGTTCGGATAGCTCTCGCTGACTTACTTCACGACCTAGCTGTTCTTCATAAATTGTGTGCGTATTCTTTATGCCAAATGCTTTATCAATAAAAGATAACTCTCCACGCATATCATTTTCAGCAAGGTGTCCAATCATACATTGCAATCGACCCTGCCACGGTTTCACAATACATTGAAGTGAATGAAAACGTTCATCCCCTGTTTCAGCATAGAGTTCTGTTAAAATGGCATAACGTGTATTGCCCCCATCACTAAAAATATAAATATCGTCGGTACAATCAGGATCTTTGGTGACTTTAGGAACAGAATCTAAACCACGAGCACGAATTGAGGCTTTAATATCATCATATTTAGGATTACGTGAAGTGCGTGGATTATCTGGATTAGGACGAAGTTGCTCTAAGGTCAACACCATCGGTATTTCACTTATCGTTAATACACTTTTTGATGCCAACTGTTTAGGTGATCTACCTCGTTGAAGCATTTTTTCATCTAAAGAAATTACTCTTTCAGCTTGCATAATGCCCACTCAATCTATCTTCAAACCGTGTGATATTTGCCTGATATTGCACTTTTACCGTACCGATAGGGCCATTACGTTGCTTCCCTAAAATAATTTCAGCGATCCCTTTTTCTGTGCTATCAGGGTGATAAATTTCATCTCGATAAATAAACATGATCAAATCAGCATCTTGCTCTAATGCGCCTGAATCCCGTAAATCACCATTGTTAGGGCGTTTATCTACTCGACTTTCTAATGAGCGATTAAGTTGAGAAAGGGCAACAACAGGACATCCCATTTCTTTGGCTAATGCTTTAAGGGAACGAGAAATTTCAGCGATTTCTTGAGTGCGGTTTTCTTGATTTGGGCATCGCATAAGCTGTAAATAATCAATTAAAATAAGTGAGGGATAACCGTATTTTCGAATATTTTTTCTAACTCTAGAGCGCAATATTGTTGGTGTCATATAACTTGAATCATCAATAATTAATCGCCCTTTCCATTCATCAAGCAATACATTCATTGCGTTGCTGGTTCTTGCCCAATCTTCATCTTGCATATTGCCGTTACGCAAATGCTGTAAAGGTATTCGCCCTAACATGGATGTAAAGCGCATTAATAACTGCGTGGTTGGCATTTCTAAACTATAAATTTGTACAGTTTTATCAACACATTCATTCAATGCACTTTCACAGAAAGTAAGACCTAATGCAGTTTTCCCCATTGATGGACGACCAGCCAATAAAATTAGATCGCTAGGCTGGAAACCACAGGTCATATCATTTAATTCTTCAAATCCCGTAGGTGTTCCCGTAATCAGGTTTTCATTGCTACAACGTTGCTCTAGTTCATTGAGAAAGGTTTCAATTGATGAAGGGAGATCCACATTGCCATCTAAATGTTGTTGCTCAGTGATATTAAAAATACGTTTTTCTGCTTGTTCTAACAGTCCAGATAAATCACTACTCACATCACTCGCTTGAGTGACAAGTTCATATCCTAATGCCAGCAATTGACGCTTTTGACTGTAATTGGCGACATGTTCTGCATACGCCACAATGTTGGCTGAGCTAGGTGTATTTTTAGAAAGTTCCGCAAGGTAACCAAAACCGCCACACTGATTTAGAATAGATTGCTGTTCCATTGATTCAGTTAATGTAATCAAATCAACGGGCTTATTTTGTTGAAATAATGACTGTATTGCAGAGAAAATCATTTTATGAGGCCGAGAGTAAAAATAGTCCGCAGAAATGATCGATGAAATATCATCCCAACGTTCATTATCAAGAATGAGTCCACCTAATATAGCTTGCTCGGCATGAATAGAATGAGGAGGTAATTTCTGTTTTTGATTACTCATTATTATCTCCCATTTCATTGAATATATGTGATGAATTAAATAAATCATCACCTCGACACAGGGAGTTCAGCATCTTCAGTATTACACAATAAAATTTCACAGTGCATTCCCCTTTGGTTGATGCTTTAAAACCAAATCGAAACGCGCTTCCCATTGAGGGAATAATTCACAAGCTAAGTTATGCATTGTTTGTGCAGCAGGTAAACTTTTGCGATCTGTTTGATACTCTAGACGATGTGCCGGCTGTCCTTTGCTATGACCTAATTTGTAAATATCGAGATCATAAACTTGGGTTTGCAGTAATGAGATAGGTGGGATTTTTTCTTGACTGTATGAGCTGTTATGAATAATTTCAGTTAGTGCTTTAAGGACTTTTCTTGCTAAGACTGTATAATCCATACAATTAATCAGAATTTTTATCGGTGGCAATTCAATACCAAAACCTTGATACGGTAACAGTTCTTCCATTAGTGTTACCGTTCCCCGCAAAAACTCTCGAACATCGGGTAATACAGGCTTAACCATCGCAACAGCAATATGGTTAGTTGCGAGTAGTATCAATTCCAACATAATAGAACGAGCACCTTGTGAGTCGATGATAATCACATCATAAGCAGTAAAAAGTGGGTGTTGTAATAGATTACGCAGACGAATTCGACCATCAGGAGCATGCATCATGGCCGTTTTTAATTGTTCATGAGGATCATTAGAGATAATAAGGTCGAGATTACGAATACAAGTGTGAGAAATTAATCGCTCTGGATGATTAAGATCTACTGTTTGCATTAGTAACTCATAGAGACCACTAGGAGCCTCATAAAGTAAGGAGTAATAACTAGAAGCTTTTGGCTGTGCATAATCCGCGTCGATAAGTAGTGTTTTTAACCCTGCATCAGCACATATTCCTGCAAGATTCGCAGAATGAGTAGATTTACCTTCTCCACCTTTTGTAGAAATAACTGAAATTACATGCATATAAGTCACCTGATAAAGTATTATCAGTGACAGATGCCAAATATATTTTTCTCATAACTGATTGAAAATCCCCGTGTCCTTGGTTCGATTCCGAGTTCGGGCACCATCTTTAGAAAAACCAGCCTTAGGGCTGGTTTTTTGCTTTCATAGACTAAACTAATTGTTATTCTTACTAAATATCACTTCTCTTTTCTACCTACCTCATTCCTATCTATTAGAAAGTAGATCAAAATAAATACAACACTATTAGTAATATGCTAGTTCAGATATATTTGTATCATATGAGGATCAGGAAGATAGATTATGAAAAATGGAATTGAAGGCTTAATGTTAAAAAAATGGCATTTTTAATTGCCATCGCTATCGTTCTTTTCTCTTCCACACCAATATTAAGATATAAATCTTTGTATTTATAAAAAACACAAAGGAAAATAATTAGCTACCATTATTATCTCTTAAATATCATAGGTTGAACACGTTGAGTGTTTATTAATCACCTCATTAAAAGAGTGAAATACGACTGACTCATCGATAACTAAAAGCATAATTGAAAACGATAGAGCAACTCCTACATAAACCAAACATCTAAGTATTTTCTTATATCCTAATAATTCAAATATTCCTTCATACTCTTTTCTTACAAAGCCTTTATAATTTGGAACATGATAAAAATAGAACTACCTCATCGGTATAACTTCAAGGATCAACAAAAATGGAATTTCCCAAAGACCGAATTTATCACTCCTTTATTTGCGTACTTGCCTTTATAGGTTATTTTTTCTCATCTTTTAGTCTATTACTGACTCCCTCTCCTGTTGCACTATTTCAATCACCTTATATCATCTCATTGATCAGTTTTTTTATTTATCTCCCCTACTGTCTAATTATTTGGTTTGCCTATCAAAAACATATTAAATTAATGCCGTTAGGTCGCCTTCAATGGAGTACACTAAAAGCCCCCTTTTTGGCCTTAGTGGGATTATATTTTATTAGTCTATTTTTAGGCTCTGAAGATGATTCATGGGTTACAGAAATTGAATCCATTACAGGTTTTGCCTTCTTCTTATTTGCACTCTCAGTTATTTTTATTGCTCCAATTACTGAAGAAGTCATTTTTAGAGGTTTTCTACTAAATGCGGGTATGTGGTATGGCAATATCGGAAAATGGATTGCCATTATTATCTCTTCACTTTTATTTGCCGCTATGCATACTCAATATGAGTCAATGACTACGTTTATCCTTATTTTTGTTGTGGGTGTTGTGTTTTGCCAAATCAGAATAGGAACTCGTTCATTAATCGCACCGATAGTACTGCATGGAATGCACAACACTATTAGTGTCATTTTTTTAATGTTATAGAGTTTTTATTTAATAAATTTCTATTTTTTATAACAAAACACTTATTCAGTTAATAAGAAATGATATGTAATAGATAAAAATATTTTTATTATTACTTTAGAGAATGATCTGATTTTATACGCAATAATACCGAATATTATTCATCATTATCTAAATAAGTTATATTAACTTCCATAAAAAAATAAAATGAAAAAATAAATATAGAATGTGATTATAACTACATGCTTTTTCAGCGTATTAAAGTATGATAAGAGATATTAATATGACAAGGATATTACCTTCTTCTTAAATTAAGAGAACTCTTTATGAATTTGTTTTTCCAAAATAGCCTAGCTTTTCCTAGCATTATTTTTAGTGCATTACTTATTATTATCTCTTTTTATTGGCTTTGTGCTGCTTTTGGATTATTAGATATTGATTTATTTAATATTGATAGTGAATTGGATGTTGATGCAACAGGTTTCGCAGGTTGGTTAACAAAATTAGGATTAGCCGGTATCCCAGTTACGATTATTGTAACCTTTTTTACCCTTATTGCCTGGTTTATCAGTTACTTTACTAACTATTGGATTATCAGCGCTATTGAAACCAATTTTATTCATTATTTAGTTGGCTTTGTTGCTTTAATCATTATCTCTTTTATTTCTCTTAATCTTACTGCGGTATGTTTAAAACCTATTCGCAAAAAACTCATGTCGCGTAATAAGCCTAAATCAGTACACCAATTAATAGGTAAATTAGCCATAGTACGATCAGCGAATGTAGCGGAAAACAAAGGTGAAGCCGTTTTAGAGGATGGAGGTGCAGGTTTAATTTTACAAGTTAGAGCACCAGAACAAGAAAATATTAAACGAGGAGACAACGTTATTATTATTAGCTATGACGCGTCTACTCACAGTTATCAAGTCGTAACGGAAGATGAATTTCATCGCTGATATTCGCATTCGATGAAATGCAATTAAGTTAACAGACAAATACGATTAAAAAATGACGGCATCGTCTGAACCTATGGAGAAAAAAGTATGGATTTGGCTTTCGTTATGCCTTTCTTAACTATTGTTGGCTTCGCAATTCTAATTATTTTAGGGTTATTTGGATTATTTAAAGCTTTTTATATTAAAGTGCCACAGGGTACAGCCTTAATTGTCAACGACATGAGCTCACAACCTAAAGTCCATTTTACAGGTGCTTTAGTTTATCCTGTTATCTACAAAAAAGAGTTTATGCGTATTTCTCTTTTAACGTTAGAGGTTGATCGTCGTGGTAAAGATGGTTTGATTTGCCAAGATAACTTACGTGCTGATATTACCGTTGCATTTTATTTACGTGTAAATGAAACCACTGAAGACGTATTAAAAGTCGCAAAAGCCATTGGTGTTGATAGAGCATCAGATCACCAAGCAGTCAGTACCCTATTTAGTGCTAAATTCTCAGAAGCATTAAAAACAGTAGGTAAACAGTTTGAACTGTCTAAACTTTTTGAAGATAGACAAAATTTCCGTGATCGCATTGTTGATGTCATCGGTAAAGATCTTAATGGTTATGCATTAGAAGACGTTGCTATCGACTATTTAGAACAAACCCCGAAATCAGCACTTGATCCTAATAATATTTTTGACTCTGAAGGTATCCGTAAAATCACGGAAATTACCGCCATTCATAATATTGAAACCAACCAAAAAGAGCGCGACCAAGAACTTGCTATTCAAAAGAAAAACGTGGAAACCCGAGAAGCAAGTCTGGCCTTAGAACGCCAACAAGCCGATGCAGAAGCACGCCAAAAACGTGAAATCGATAATATTCGTGCTCGTGAAACATCTGAAACCTTGCGTGTACAAGAAGAAGAGCGCTTAAAAGCAGAACAAGCCCGTATTCAAACGCAGCAAGAAATTGAAATTCGTGAAGAAAACCGCATGCGTGAAGTGGAAGTTGCACAACAAAATCGTACTCGTGCAGTCACCATTGAACAAGAGCGAGTTAATCGTGCTCGTGAATTAGAAATTGTTGCTCGCGAACGCGAAGTTGAGTTGCAACGGATTGAGAAAGAAAAAGCGTTAGAAGAAGAACGTAAAAACATCTCAAATGTTATCCGCGAACGCGTGGTTGTAGAAAAAACGGTAGCACAAGAAGAAGAGCGCATTAAAGAAGTCCGTGAAATATCTGAAGCGGATCGTATGAAACAAGTCACAATCATTAATGCACAAGCTGAAGCAGAAGAATCATTAGTGCGCCAAGTGAAAAAAGCAGAAGCAGATGAAGCCAGTGCAAAGCATAAAGCGGAAGAAATCAGTACGATGGCAAAAGCAGAACTCGAAGCCTCTGTTAAACAAGCAGAAGCCAAGAAACGCTTAGCAGAAGGTATTGAAGCAGAGCATGCTGCATTAGGTCTTGCCGAAGCACGAGTGCGTCAAGCCACAGCCGAGGCTGAAGAGAAAGAAGGTCTTGTACTGGCAAACATCACTGCTGAAAAACTATTAGCTGAAGCACGAGGCATGAAAGAAAAAGGCTTAACGGAAGCGCAAGTGATGGAGGCAAAAGCACAAGCCCAGCAACAACAAGGTCTTGCTGAAGCCAAGATTTTAGAAGAAAAACTTACTGCACAAGCGCGTGGTGAAGAACAACAAGCCAATGCAAAAGAGAAATTAGGTCTTGCTGATGCGAAAATTCTTGAAGAGAAACTCGCAGCACAAGCGCGTGGTGAAGGCCAATTAGGATCAGCACAAGCTGAAGTTATTCGCCAACGCTTGAAAGCAGAAGCCGATGGTTTAACAGATAAATTCAAATCTATGGATCACCTTAGCGATACGGCTCGTTCACATGAAGAGTTCCGTATGCAACTTGAAAAACAATTTGAACAGGCTATGGCGTCTATCGAAGCCAACAAAGAAATTGCACGCGAACAAGCCGATGTATTGGCCGCTGCACTGAGCAAAACCAATATTGAAATTGTAGGCGGTGATGGCAGCTTCTTTAACACCTTCTCTAAAGCATTAAGCTTAGGTAAAGCGGTAGATGGTTTTATGGATAAAAGCAGTTTTGCCAAAGAGAACGTTGAAAAACTGATTAACCGTACTCAACAAGATAAAAAGCTCGATATCGCTTCTTTATTAAAAAATCCTGAAGTTCAAGATTTAATTAATGGATTTATGGCAACAAAAGGTGCCAGTCAGCTGATTAAAGATGTGACAACTAAATCAGACTCCTCTAAAGAAGAATAATGCTATTTAGGAGGCGAAAGGCATAGAGACATCTCTATGTCTTTTATCTTGTTTTTATCGTTTAAGCCAAGGAAATCCGTTATACCATGTCTGAAATTCTGGATACGAATCGCGAGCAGGAAATACTCGATAGCGCCGTTGCACAAGGTGGCGCGTATGAAATCTTACGCAAACGCCTCACTGAGCAAGGCCAACAACTTCATCAAAAAGCCACTGAGTTAAATCAACATCGCTTAGATGAATTTGGTCAAAGCCAAATGGATATTATTGGCCGTATCCGTATTCGTACTGAAAATAACTGCCAAGCCAGAGATATTGTTCGTGTTGGTGAATGGCTACTGTTTGGTTATAACGTTTTCCTTGGATTAAAACGTGAAATTCATCTTGAAGATGTCTTTTCACTTTATTGTTTAACTGAAAGCGAGGGAGAGTTTGACGTTGAGGCAGTCCCTTATGAAGAGACTTTTTTAAACGATAATCGTTTTATTCAGGATTTTACTGAGCTTTATACTTATTACAAAAATACGCAATTACTACAACTTGTTGAGCGTGATGGGAAACTGCTTGCCAGTTTTCAAATTGGTGCGCGAATTACTGATGTGCGTGTTTTCCGCTGGGCTATCTCAAGTGATAAAAAGCGTATCGACTATATTGATAATCGTGGTGAACGCGATATTGCCCTCCCTCCTGCTTACGATTTCGAATGGACAAAAACCCAACGTGAAGATACGGTTAATGGCCGTTTTCCCCATATCAATATTCTTGATACCGTTTTTGTCGAAACGACTGGTGGTGATCTAACCGTTAAATGTGAAAATAATACCGAAGATGGTTTAGGGATTTATCGTGAAGCCGTCTTAGATAAAAACCAATCTCTCGATGATGCACAAATTGAATATGCTCAAACAGGCAGTTTAATTCTGTTAAAAATCTTACCGTATCGCGAAGAAAACTGGCGTTATTTGGTCTACAACATTTTGACGCAAACTGTACAACGCATTGATGCAATTGGACAAGCTTGTGTTCAATTACCTGAAGATCACGGCATTATTTTCCCGGGTGGCTATTACCTGCAAAATGGCGAATATAAAACCTTTGATCAACCAATGGAAGGAATGTATTTCCGCCGTCTACGCCGTTCGCCTAATGGCGAAGATGTGTTATATGTTTTCTACTCTCCTTCACAAGGTCGCCTTGCGCTTTTCAATTACAATATGATTGAGCGTAAACTTGCTGTGCCGTTAGTTGGTCATGGCTATGCGATGCTTGAAGATGGGAAAATGGTGCTGTTTGAAGGTGAAGGCGAAGAAGCCACGCGTGTTCATCCTATGCAAGTTTGGCAAACTCCCTTCTATTCTGAAGAATTTGCCGATAAACAACCGCCTCGTAATGGTTTTTATGGCCGTATTGGTAATGCTGATTTAGTACGAGGTATTTCTGAAATTTTGCATGTTGCAAAAGAAATTGAAGGTAATCAAATCTCTATTGCTCGTTATGAGCAACTCAGCTTACAACCTAAAAACTTATTAGATCTCTATTATTGGTTTAATGATGAACACTGTTTAGGAATTGGTAAATTATTAAAAGATATCGCTCAAACCAGTGAATTAGTACTTGATGAATATGAAAAAGTGGAAAGTATTCGTCAACAATCTGCGAAATCAATGCTTGAAGCGGTTAATCGCCAAAAATCACTACTGGCCTTAACACTCCCCGATAGTTGGACTGATATTCAACAATTTGTTGATAGCTTGAATTTATTAAATGCCCATCGAGGGCATCTGATTTCATTGCGTGAATTCCGTTATATGGATTTAACCAAGCTTAGCGCCATGGAAACAGAAATTACCGAAACACAGCAGCGTGTTTCACAAGCAACCGCACTTTTCCTTGCCAGTGATAAAGCATTACAACCATTCAAAGCTCAACTTGTTACCTTTGAAAACCTCATTGAAAAAGCCCAGAACAGCGCACAACTAGATGCACCAATGAATGACATGGAAAAAATGTCTGCTGATTTGGATATGCTTTCTAACTTAATGGCATCTTTGACGTTCCAAGACGTTACCCAACAAACGCATATTATTGATGCAATCTCACAAATCTATGCTCAGCTCAATCAATCTCGCGCTCGACTACAACAAAAACGCAAATCACAAAGTAGCGTCGAAAGCGTGGCACAATTTGGTGCTCAATTTCGCTTATTTAGCCAAGGGATCACCAATGCTTTATCCCTTGCAACCGATCCTGAACGTTGTGACGATCAGCTTTCGCGTCTTTTAGTTCAATTAGAAGAGCTAGAAAGTCAGTTTAGCCATCATGATGAATTTCTTGATGATATTATGGCTAAACGTGAAGAGTTAGTAGAAACTTTTGAGTCACACAAACAAGTGTTGCTTGATGATCGCCAACGTCGCTCACAAAGCCTATTAACCGCAGCCAATCGCTTACTGGAAAATCTGCAACGTCGAACATCTCGATTACAGTCACAAGATGAGTTAAATGCCTTTTTCGCATCAGATCCTTTATCACTAAAAACACGAGAGATCATTGAAAAATTAAGAGAAATCAATGATAACGTCAAAGCTGATGATATTGATGCACGCTTAAAATCCTCTCGCGACCAGGCTATTCGTATTCTGCGGGATAAAACTGATATTTTTGAAGACGGTGGCAATGTTATTAAATTAGGGCCTCGCCATCGCTTTAGCGTTAATACGCAAGAACTTGATCTCACTATCTTACCTAAAGAAGATAAGCTTTGGTTATATCTGACAGGAACGGATTACCAAGAACCGATTGAAAATACAGAACTTGCTCAATTACAGCCTTATTGGA
This genomic window contains:
- a CDS encoding DNA repair ATPase; the encoded protein is MSEILDTNREQEILDSAVAQGGAYEILRKRLTEQGQQLHQKATELNQHRLDEFGQSQMDIIGRIRIRTENNCQARDIVRVGEWLLFGYNVFLGLKREIHLEDVFSLYCLTESEGEFDVEAVPYEETFLNDNRFIQDFTELYTYYKNTQLLQLVERDGKLLASFQIGARITDVRVFRWAISSDKKRIDYIDNRGERDIALPPAYDFEWTKTQREDTVNGRFPHINILDTVFVETTGGDLTVKCENNTEDGLGIYREAVLDKNQSLDDAQIEYAQTGSLILLKILPYREENWRYLVYNILTQTVQRIDAIGQACVQLPEDHGIIFPGGYYLQNGEYKTFDQPMEGMYFRRLRRSPNGEDVLYVFYSPSQGRLALFNYNMIERKLAVPLVGHGYAMLEDGKMVLFEGEGEEATRVHPMQVWQTPFYSEEFADKQPPRNGFYGRIGNADLVRGISEILHVAKEIEGNQISIARYEQLSLQPKNLLDLYYWFNDEHCLGIGKLLKDIAQTSELVLDEYEKVESIRQQSAKSMLEAVNRQKSLLALTLPDSWTDIQQFVDSLNLLNAHRGHLISLREFRYMDLTKLSAMETEITETQQRVSQATALFLASDKALQPFKAQLVTFENLIEKAQNSAQLDAPMNDMEKMSADLDMLSNLMASLTFQDVTQQTHIIDAISQIYAQLNQSRARLQQKRKSQSSVESVAQFGAQFRLFSQGITNALSLATDPERCDDQLSRLLVQLEELESQFSHHDEFLDDIMAKREELVETFESHKQVLLDDRQRRSQSLLTAANRLLENLQRRTSRLQSQDELNAFFASDPLSLKTREIIEKLREINDNVKADDIDARLKSSRDQAIRILRDKTDIFEDGGNVIKLGPRHRFSVNTQELDLTILPKEDKLWLYLTGTDYQEPIENTELAQLQPYWNASLESESDTVYRAEYLAYSIIYAAAKRQDGLDYETLKEALTLPEKLEKLVRDFATPRYKEGYEKGIHDHDAIAILKKLIPIGESADLLRYNPTARAIAALFWETKQNEQYPALWPERARTALNIQQLFHTDDALTDLQAEIEADIRLFLHDNPIECEHYVPMQASEYLSFALARTPIELVYSKYAKELVIALQSRLEEAHMWIDFNRSQQNLGTRYAQRWALIQNWLQGLCSLPDYAELSPYIPGAIAIIILDKVASARYSEADLYFTVTGLLGSHSTIENQALSLSLDDYFSRMRGQRKNFIPAFRQYLTLRQKIVSDERERLKLHEFKAKPLSSFVRNKLINDVYLPIIGDNMAKQIGALGEGKRTDLMGLLLMISPPGYGKTTLMEYAAARLGLIFMKINGPALGHNVLSLDPEQAPNATARQELEKLNLALEMGNNVMLYVDDIQHTHPEFLQKFISLCDGTRRIEGVWKGKTKTYDMRGKKFCVVMAGNPYTESGEVFRIPDMLANRADIYNLGEVLGGMDDAFALSYIENSLTSNAVLAPLALRDLNDLYILVDKAMGKSVSTNTLSYPYSDAEINEIVMVLKHLITLRNVILKVNQQYIASAAQSDKYRTEPAFRLQGSYRNMNKLSEKVSAVMNDEEIERLLDDHYLGEAQLLTTGAEENLLKLAELRGKLTEKDAIRWQQIKKDFMRNKALGGDNADIGDRVVSQLANLVESVQGLR